CAAGGGATTATCTCTCATATGAGTAATCAAACTACAAAAGATGACTGAGCCTTCCAAATAAGCTATATATGGGAAAGTTTTGTTTGAGACgatctttttatatatctcgCAGTTTGAAAAGATCATCTCCAACCCATTTAAGATTAATCATTAAACATGAATTTTGTATCAAACCAAAAGTCAAGAAACAACAAGAATATCTTAATGTTAACATGAAAATTTGGAAGCATACTAAAACAATGTCCTTTTTCATAGCATCAAAATCACAATGCACATTTTCAGAACAACTACAGACGcattttcatatttgcattCAATTTTATTAAGATCCTAACTATAGATTTATGCACAAAATTCATATCTATTGCCAAATTTTTTTATGCATGTAAAGTTGTGGTTCATGTTTGAAAAAATACACTATAGTGCAACACAAAAGAACAAAGTCATAATAATCTAACTTGGTTAGTAATATAATTTAACTTGGATTAATCACAAGGCTATGACAattgattagaattttatatGCTCAATCAAGGTGAAAATGCATAGGCCAAACAAGATGAAAGGTCATGAATTCattggaaaattatccaaacaacatccaaataaacaaataacatcCAAATCAAAATAGTTTATCATTCACATGTAGATTTATTGTAGGATTGAATTATCACCTTCTCtgcaaattaatttatgattttggaTAGACAGTGTGCTAATGTTGTTTCCTGATATGTCAACTGGTCGCGAACCACCCATCGTCGTAAAACCCAGTTTAGACCGTCGCCTTCTTTGTCTCCCCAGTCGAGGTCGATAACGTTTGCTTGattattttattagtatagattgtGTGGAAAAGTATTATCGTACCAAAGAAGAGATCCataatttaatgtatttttttatttttaaaattatgatacaATAATAGTTTGAGAATATTACTTGCATTCTTTATGTGAAATACTTAAAAATAGTATTGTGTTGTATTAATTTGGTAGAGATTGGtgagataataatattttacagttaatatagaatattcaaaagatttattccagatttgtttttattctcctatcatctttgtttgaatttagtttttatttgttgtgaatcatcatataatacctaaaattaataaaagtgtatattttctgtatataatattatttgaatatttttaaacggacatatattactctattaatataaaaaagtgtgtgtttaacatacatatatagtaaatttaccatatatttataagtttaaaaatatgaatttttaaaaatattaagaattttaAATAACACAGACGAGTTATATTGCATGAAgagttatacatatatatatatatatatatatatatatgacgagACAATTttgaatcaataataataaaaatatatcattagtCTGATAATTCAATacatgttaaatttttatttaaatatttttaacaacaccaatgtatgtcaaacttaattaagattgtgtTAAACAAATATAGTTCCAGGGTATATCGCGAGTTTAATTCGGATTTTTAGTAGAACTGTTTAATTTAGgcgtatatagtaaattttaaactttgaagaagtttaaaatattctaattgatatatcttaacttaataaaaaatttaaaattatgaatatataaacatattaaatttttaaaacaatacaaACATGTTATATTGCAGGACGAGTTATATTATATGACAgtattgaattgataatactaaaaaaataaggggcattctcaaaaatgcccctttttccatatctctttttaaaaatacccccttcatgttgaccatttttaaaactacccctctttaaatataaaattgaccaaattaccctttttgagtgacagcaagaatgtacagtcatcaaaatcgaaaatatttttccgccaaaaaaatttcccgccaaaattttttttcccgccaaaatcgaaaatttttcccgccaaaagaaaaaatttcccgccaaaaatattgaaatttataccttttaaaaaccttgtaaatgcttttaaaaaacttttaaaagcgtttacaaggtttttaaaaggtttttaaacacattgtaaacgcttttaaaaaccttgtaaatgcttttaaaaagcttgtaaatgctttaaaaggtttttaaacaccttgtaaacgcttttaaaaactttttaaaagcatttaaaaggtgtttaaaaaccttttaaaaattttataaaaacttttacaaggtttttaaaaacattgtaaaagggtttagaaggtgtttaaaaaccttttaaaaatccttttaaaaaccatttgaaaaccttttaaaaaccttttaaaaaccttttaaaaccttttaaaaaccttttaaaaatcttgtaaaagcgtttacaagttgtttaaaaaaccttttaaaactctttaaaaaatcttgtaaaagcctttacaaggtgtttataaggcttttataaggtagaaaccttataaaaccttgtaatttttttttggcgggaaaaattttggcggaaaaattttttttttcgaaattttttatcaaaagttttttgacaaaataatttttggcgggaaaacttttttggaaaatttttggcaggaaaatatGTCAGAaattttttggcaggaaaattttgtttttctttttattgaataaaataattttcatctaaaggtaaaatggtcattaaaaattaaaagagagcataaataaaaatggccagaaaaaagggtatttttgaaaaggggtatatcaaaaggagcatttttaataaattctcaaaaaataaaatattattaatatgatacttcaatatGAGTTAAATCCTATTATTTTCGTATGGTATATTGGTTATCGTTTTTGGTGTGTTtgatacataaataaaatatatattgactgcaaaattttgaaatgacaaaatatttttgaattttgggaATTTAAATGATGGAATagctaaaaaaaattgatgtgcacaagacaaaaaaaactaaagaattgaaagaaaaacaaatcatagtTTAGTATAATTAGGGGGCGAAATCTTATAATTTGAAGTTGGAACACATCATCTATAACTATTTTTCACTTGATCAGAGCTTTTATTTTGATATgcttaactttttaaaaaactttgagTGAAATTATAGGAAAAATGTTTGGtatgttatattatatgtttgtctattatattttattattgaattaatCATTATAAAACGACGTCAAATAAAAACCAtggtagtaaaaaaaaaaaagagaataaaccTCAAGCAACGCAAcgcacacaaaacaaaaactcttttttattcacattttagggtctctttctctcttatcttaaAAGCAGCAGCAGAAGCAGTGAGCACAAGAAACGTCATCGATGGCGTCTCAGGCTGCGAATCTATGGGTTCTTCTTGGTTTAGGACTCGCTGGGATTCTTATGATTTCCAAGAAGCTCAAGAAGACTGTCCGTGAAGATTTCGGCGCCTTTCTCGATAAACTCTTGCTtctccctcctcctccacctcctcctcccaAAGCTCCTCATCCTCTCACCGGCCTCACTTTCGCCGTTTCCGACTTGTGAGTCTCTCCTTTGTTTCCCCCTTTCTTCTCTCCGGCCCTgctctccatatatatatttttgaattgggGATTTTAGATTGACAAGTTTCGGTTAGGGtagtcaaaatttttgtttgacaaatATTGGAATCTGCGTTGACTCCGTTCTTACTCTTCTCCGGCGCATTATAATTCTGTTCTTGAGCTTTAGAGAGTATATGGCTGATTGATTTTGAGCAACTTTTGCTTGTTGGTAGACTTTACTGTTGGATCTTTGGAGATTGTGTTTGTATGTTTTAAGGTTCTATCACCCTAGTTTTGGATGAGAATCATGTTTAGTCTAGTCTACTTAAAACAGTCTTGAGTAGGACTTATTTATCTACTATATGTGTATAATTTCATACTCTTCTATGAacttttgacatttttgttgttaaaagcGGGAAATttcactctttctctccttttcatttgttttccaGATTCGATATTTCAGGCTACGTGACTGGCTTCGGTCATCCAGACTGGGTTAGGACGCATGAAGCTGCTTCTTCAACTTGTCCTGTGGTTTCAACTCTCGTTGAAGGTGGAGCCACCTGTGTTGGTAAAACTGTAGTTGATGAACTTGCGTTTAGGTTTGTCTCTGTTTCGATCACATATGTTTTGGTTAATGCCCTGTCGTTTGTGATTCCAGTGTTGAGATTTCTGTTTTATCAGGGTTCAAGTATTTTGACTCCTTTGTATTGcggttttttgttttcttcagtaTCAGTGGAGAAAACAAGCATTACGATTCACCTACAAATCCTGCAGCTCCTTCTCGTGTTCCTGGTGGCGCTTGCAGTGGCGCTGCTGTTGCTGTAGCTACTAAAGCTGTGGATTTTGCGTTAGGTGAGAGTTCATTAGATACTTTTTTCCTTGTCAGGAAAATTTGGTATGATATAACTAGTTCATTTAGTAACAAAACATTGCCAATTACTTTCAAAACATGGTTGATGGTGGTTATCTTCCTTAGGAAAATTCTGAAACTACTCTTAACATGTTTGGTATTTAGATTACATTTTTTCATCTAAACCGCCACCATATTGCAGTTTCAAGCATGATGTCGATGTAAGGTCACTTTTGCATGCATACTGCTGTCATCATAAACGTGATAGTACCGAAGCCTTTGTTGGGGGTGTAAGAATCACTGAACCAAAACATGCTCTCCTGTAAACTTCGAGTTACAGTAGAGTAAATCCCTAAAGAGAGAATGACACCCCTACTTTTCTGTCTAGGGCTATCTAAGAGCTCGTGAACTTATTTGGCCTCTTATATAATTCTCTGAAATCTTAATCGTTTAATGGTTGGTTCTGGTTTAATTACTTAAGAATATAGTTTTGATTACTTGTACCATTGCAGGCATCGACACAGCTGGCGGGGTAAGAGTGCCTGCAGGATACTGTGGCGTTCTTGGATTCAAATCTTCTCATGGGGCTATTTCAAATACAGGAATCATACCAGTATCTTCAAGTCTTGACTCTGTTGGTATGGATATATAAATCTTTGAATAATACCTTTTGTGGTGGAATGATTTGGATCTTATATAGGCTAGGTTTTGATTGCTATATACTCATAACGCAAGATGGCTTCGTTCATATGACTATTTTATACTTTGCATTATATGAGCATTATGTCGATTCTTATCAATAGATATTGGCTTCAGGATGGTTTGCCCGCGATCCAATCACCCTACATCGTGTTGGCCATGTACTCTTGCAACTTCCATTTGCCACACAACGGAATCCAAGGCAAATCATACTAGCCGATGACTGTTTTCAGCTGTTAAAGATCCCCGTGGACCGGATTACCCAGGTGGTGATCAAATCAGCTGAAAAGCTTTTTGGAAGTATGTCCTTTGCTCTTCCTGATGATACCCCGTCTCTGTTGCATATTCCGATTATAACAGCATTATCCTTTGTTTCATATTTAGGACAATTGCTGAAGCATCAGAACTTCGAGAACTATATTGAAACTAAAGTTCCTAGCTTGAAAGAGTTTGCTAGGACAAAAGCCGTTGATAAGGTCCCAACATCAAGACTACTAGCGAATGTGATGCAGCTTCTTCAAAGGTTTGCCGATTGTTTATTCACCAACAGAGGATGAGTGAATCTTGATTTTGAACTCTAAAACAATCTTGGCATGTATTGTAGGCACGAGTTTCTTCAAAATCATGGGGATTGGATCAACACAGTGAAGCCAGCTATTGATCCTGTGATTTCGTCCCAAATTTGTGAGAACCCAGAACTAACCAGTGAAGAAATTGAGAACTTGAATGCAATCAGAAACGAGATTCGAGTGGCTATTGGTTCACTTCTCAAGGTATTCCTGCTCTTCCATTTGATGTCCACAACTTGAGCCAATTAGTTTATATGTGTGTTTACTGATCTCTCTTTTGTTCCCCACACTGTAACATTATGCGTCAAGGATGATGGCATTCTGGTTGTTCCAACAATGCCATCTGTTCCTCCAAAACTTGGTAGCAAAGAGATAACCTCTGAAGACTATCAAAATCGAGCTTCAAGTCTGCTTAGCATTGCTAGCATATCAGGATGTTGTCAGGTTaaacctctctctttctctcttacctGCCATGGTAGTAAAAATGATGTCAGTATGACCTCTGTGCCCTCACACATATCAAAAGCACCCACTGACCTGTCAGCATTAGCAAACCCAGTCCACAGTGTATGTGTCTTACAATTTATCATGCTGATATTCAGGTGACTCTGCCGCTCGGACATCATGAAAAGTGCCCTGTTTCAGTTTCTTTCATAGCAAGACACGGTGGTGACCGCTTTTTACTAGATACGGTGCGGACAATGTATGCATCTTTGCAAGAGTACTCGAGCATTGTTGCTGATCCCAAATCTTCTAAAAAGACTATCAGGCAAGAAGAGTTAGCCGAGATTGCTAAAGAGAAGGTCAATTAATTTCCATTGCAGGTCTCATTTTCTCAATAATCTTATCCTCCTTAATCTAATCTGTTCTGTGTCCCGTGATAATGTAAACCAGGGTAACCAAGCATTCAAAGAGAAACAATGGCAAAAAGCTATTGGTCTATACTCGGAAGCTATAAAGCTAAGTGACAAGACTGCTACCTATTATGGTAACAGAGCTGCTGCATATCTTGAAGTTGGAGGGTAAATGTTTTTCAGATccttaaaaaccttttttagtGAGCTATCTTTCCATATGACGAGATTGCCTTGACAAATCATTTACATACAGCTTTCTTCAAGCCGAAGAAGACTGTACCAAAGCAATCACCCTCGACAAGAAGGTAACTTCCTTTAAACACACAGAAGCAGGTTTCTCTTGTAATATAACACTCTTTTGGTTTGTAAGAACACTCTAACACAAAGatgggtttttggatttttctttcaGAACGTCAAAGCCTATTTACGAAGAGGAACCGCAAGAGAAATGTTAAGCGATTACAAGGGAGCCATAGAAGGTAACAGAGTCAAATTGGCTTTAGCCTAGTAGAATTTGGCAAAATAGCACTCAAAAGATTTATCTTTTTGTctgttttctttaaaaactGCAGATTTCAGATACGCACTTGTGCTGgaaccaaacaacaaacgagCGGCTCTATCAGCAGAGAGACTGAGAAAAGTATTCCCGTGAGATAGCTTCTTTTGTCCGTGGCTCACCGattattgagaaaagaaaacGGTTGCTCCTTAGAATTTCTCCCAAGAGTATAGGCCAATTTTGTTACGCTTCTCTTTTGCGCCTGATATTATTTAGGCATTCTTATCTAGTAGATACCTTTTGCAAGTACCTTTTGCAAGTCTTCGCCGGAAAtggaaattatattttctatactGTTTATTTTAACGTTCTCCAAAATTGGGTATCAAAAAATTAGTGTTAATCCTAAACACTAGATACCGGAATTCCCGGTCGACTTCTAGTCAACCTCAAATAAGCTCCTCTTTATCAATTCCTTTTCTCGTACGTTATCTTTAGCAAAGAGACTTGCCCTAATCTTTAGCGATGAAAATTTAAACGAAACAAAACTCGACGAAGAAACTGAAGAGACACATTTGAATCATCATTCACGGGTGagttgatttgtttagttttaatacataaagtttcAGACAGATTTTGAAAACCCTTTATCTCGTTTGTGCTTTTTCCCTGAGAACTAAACTAAAGTCTAAATGTATGTGTCGTTTGCCTATTAGGTTGTTGCAgcgttaaataaaaaaaatattaagaaaaaaaaaacagatcgtTTGAAaagtgagaaagaaagaagatcatCGGGAGAAATAGTAAAAGGAAATGACAATGGCGTGTCCGAGGAGAAGCTCACTAATGGACGATCTCTTGGGACTTCTTAGAATCCGCATCAAACGTGGCGTCAACCTAGCTGTCCGTGATATCAGCAGCAGCGATCCTTATGTCGTCGTCAAAATGGGCAAACAGGTTAATCCAATCATCAATATTACAACTTCTCAATATATTGTAACCAAGCTCACATTCATACATCGAAAACATTCTTAAACTTTctaacttttttgttgttttgcagaAAGTAAAGACTCGTGTTATCAACAAAGATGTAAATCCAGAATGGAATGAAGATCTGACTCTCTCCGTTACAGACTCCAATCTTAACGTCCTCTTGGTATTTCTTACGTACATTCTAAACCatacattagttttttttaacgtatgatgtttgttttatattgataaaaactAGTATACAATATGTTATATGTAGACGGTGTACGATCACGACATGTTTAGCAAAGACGACAAGATGGGTGATGCTGAGTTCGAGATAAAGCCGTATATTCAGGCTTTGAGGATGCAACTCGATGGACTTCCTAGTGGAACCATTGTTACCACGGTTCAGCCCAGTCGTCACAACTGTCTAGCTGAGCAGTCTCAAGTCACTTGGGTTGACGGTAAGCTCGTCCAAGATCTCGTTCTCAGATTGCGACACGTGGAATGCGGAGAGGTCGAGGCTCAGCTTCAGTGGATTGACCTCCCTGGCTCCAAGGGTCTATGAGTCGTTTTTTTACCGCTATGTTGAggttttttattaaaaccacaaaatcaaaacaagaacATAATTAAAGTGGGGGTGAAATAAGTAATTGGATCTTAAAGGATAGAGAATTAGAAACGCGTATTAATCCATGAGGATATAAGGATTAAGAACGTTGAGGGGAAAGTATTATTCCCAAATGGTGACCGAGTCCAAGTCGAGTCGTGGTTGTGTGGATGTATATTTCGGGTTAGCAATGCCTTAAGGCTTTAAttaacatgcatatatatatatatatatatataatatcttataTATCCATTTGTTTATTGTTCCATAAAGTTGTGAAAGGTTGATTGTTTTAACACACAACTCATGTAGTGTTTTCGTTTTCAACAAAACACAACTCATCATGTAGTCATGTAGTCATGTAGTGTTTTCGTATTCATAAAACACAACTCATGTAGTgtttatagataaaaatttaaaaacaaacgtGATCAAAAGGTTTTGAAAAAGTCAAAGTTAAACGGTAATCGTCTCATTACACACCCCTTGTATGTAGGGTAAATTTGTGAGGAAATCATGTTATATACTAAATGCAATGATATGTTACGGAATATGGATTAACAAATTATACTCAATATTAGATCGTTACAAAAAACACATACATATCGCATCGATACGTATATATCTATTTTGTCAAAcgattattttttgtattaatagTAAATCGAAAGTTCGAAACAACTAAATTTGACCCAAACTCAATCATGAATGATCCTGTATTAAAAGAGGTTTAAGTGTACGTTACTGAGACACAAGCTTAGGTAATTTTGGTACACGGCTAATTATTAACCATAACTATTAAgtctataaagaaagaaagaaaaattaaaaaaaggaaaagaatccAAAAATGAAAAGGGAAAGGGTAGGTGAAGAGAATCCAGATGTAGACGAATGAGTGATGCACAATGGCGCTTTACGGCGACAAAACACGTGAGCTATAGCTGTCCTTTACTACGACGTGTCACTGTAATGAGTGATCTAACCAACAACAAATTGTCAAGACCGTGACAAGAGTGAGTGTGAGCTAGTAGTATATGATATTTTCAAAGATTCGATTGTATAGTATACTAAAATGATAAgtataataaatgtatttaaGTAGTTTGATAGATCCCAAGGGACCCCAAAAATCTCGGTTCCCAATGAACGATCTAGAGATTCCCTTCCACCAACTCCCCAAAAATTACTCAACCTATTGTATTTTGAAGTGTATGAAAACTATATAGTCAAACAAATATTAACCACAACTAGCTCTGAGACCTATTATCCGGGATCCGGTCTCCGATCCGGGATCCGCCCATATCTGTTCCGGAAAATCGGATATCCGGTACAGGCGGATCCGGATTGGGATAGTTGATTTACAAATCCGGACTGATCCGGAGTCGGAGCCGGATAGTGATAATAACTAGAACCGGATATCCGGATATccgggtatatatatattatacatattttaattgggctttgtttgttttaattggatATATTTTAATTAGGCAAACATATTTTAAAGTCCAGCAATTTATTAGAGCCCATAAACCCAACAATTTTCACTTCATCGTGAATggcaaagaaacacaattatccCGACATTGTTATTAGGTTATGCCGCTttctcaaagaagaaaaacaaggtCCGCCATTGTTATTGTCTGGTTGCTTGTGGTTGCGATTGTGAGAAAGAGAATAGAGAGGGATCGAAACTCAAGGCTTGATTCTTCTACTACACATCTAGGcctgggcaaataaaccgaacccGAGGAACCGACCCGACCCTGACCTGcaaaaacccgacccgaccccGACCCGCTTCTGTATAAATAACCACTcggtttttgtttccaaatacccacgggtatcgggtattacccgaaccgaactCGAGGAACCGACGATATCTGTTTGAACCCGAGAACACATTTATTCATACATGATATCACATATATTGCCATATTTCCGTTTGCCTTAATCTCCTCTCCTTGAATCCTTGTGAATCTTCTTTACTTTGCATAAACATGTCGAAGTTGCCAATTTTTGTCCGATTTCAAGAATCTTTggcttttataaaccaaaactctCAAATTGGATCTCCAAAACCTAATTCCGCTGTTAGTCTTATCTTTGGGTTCTCCGTTCATAGCAGCTAGACATGTTTTTGCGagacatgtttttctttgttgggatgTTTAAGTTTCGTTTGCTTTGTTGGgatgtttaagattttaagaCATGCTTTTCTTTGTTGGGATGCTTATTTTGCGAGACATGGTAtgtgtttgaattgttttgcgAGACATAATAtgctcagtttcatttgtttaagatttcatgttatgcagtttcatttgtttttcgaGTTATTCGGGTTTTTTGGGTACATTTCAGGTTTTGTGGGTACTTTGGATATGTTTGAGTAGGTACTATCCATAAccgaatatattttggatacatTACAGGTTTTTTAAAGTCATTATCCAAATAACCCGAACCCGAGAGGAACCGAACCTGACCCTGACCCGAAATTATATGAACACCTGCTCGGATCCTATATTCGTAAACCCGAAAAACCTGaacccgaattacccgaaccTGACCCCGATCCGAACACCCAAATGCCCAGGCCTATACACATCCTTCTTTGGAGCTTCTTTGAAAGGTAAACAAACTCTCACACCATTCAAATCAAGTATCTTCCTGAATAGTAATGAATGtgtaatatgattttttttttgttgtgcttGACCTTGTTAAACTGAATGTGTGTTATGTTTTGGTGGTGCTAAGATATAGAATATAAGTAACTCTTGATTTGTCTTCGATTTGGGAGAGAATTGTTGTGTGATTGATTATATTGAACTTCATTTCACTCTTTAGTTGCGTTTCAcctgaagtatatattaaataaggttttatttttctatatagatGGAAGCAGAAACTACAAAATCTACAGCCAGTTGTGGCAATGCTGATGAGAGTGCTGAACCTGAGATGCATGAGAACACTCAAGATACAAATTTTTCTGCAGCTTCTGGGTCTGACGTATCAAAGAAAAAGTCGATAGTTTGGTTGCATTTTGTGGAGTCTGAAGTTCCTGGTAAGGCTAAGTGTATGCATTGTTCTGGATTGATCAGTTGTAGAACTAAAGATGGTGTCACAACTAGTGCAATGGGAGGTCACTTAAGAACTTGCAAAATGATACCTCGGGAAGAAGTTGATGGTGAAAGGGGTGGAAAAATAATGAAACAGTCAACTTTGTTTAATCAGAATCAAGGAGATGGTAGAGCTGGGAGTAAAGTGTCATCTTTGTTAGCATTTAGTCAGTCGGCTAGTCGCAAAGCATTGGTGGAAATGATTATCATGGATGAGTTGCCTTTCCGATTTGTTGAGCATAAGGGATTTATACGGTTCATGCAGATATCTCAACCTCTTTTTGTAATGCCTTGTCGCAAAACTGTGACTAGAGATGCATTGGAGATTTTTGAAGATGAAAGGAGCAAACTTAGAAAGTTTTTTAGGAACTATAAAGGCAGTGTCTCTTTGACTACCGACTGCTGGACATCTATACAGAATATGAGCTACATGTGTCTAACTGCTCACTATATAGATGATGCTTGGAGGCTACACAAGAGAGTCATCAATTTCTGCATTGTTGATAATCATACTGGTGAAACAATAGGTAAAATGATTGAAAAGTGCTTGGTTTTTTGGGGAATTACTAAAGTGTTCACCATTACGGTTGACAATGCAAGTTCTAATGATCTTGCATTAAAGTACTTGAAAAAGAAGTTGACTTCAGGGGAACAACGGTCTTGAATGGAGAATTTCTTCACATGAGATGTGGCGCTCATATTCTGGGGTTAATTGTGAGAGATGGTCTTGTAGAGGTACATGGTGCAATCTTAAGGATCCGAGCAGCTGTTAGGTATGTTAGATCTTCACCTAGTAGGCTGAAAAGGTTTAAAGAATGTTTAGAGCATCAAAAAGTTGAGACAAAGGCTGGTCTTTGCTTAGATGTTGAGACAAAGGATGGTCTTTGCTTAGATGTTGAGACAAAGGCtggttttatttttagatcCTTTGTCTCAACATCTAAGCAAAGAACAGCCTTTGTCTCAACTTTTTGATGCTCTAAACATTCTTTAAACCTTTTCAGCCTACTAGGTGAAGATCTAACATACCTAACAGCTGCTCGGATCCTTAAGATTGCACCATGTACCTCTACAAGACCATCTCTCACAATTAACCCCAGAATATGAGCGCCACATCTCATGTGAAGAAATTCTCCATTCAAGACCGTTGTTCCCCTGAAGTCAACTTCTTTTTCAAGTACTTTAATGCAAGATCATTAGAACTTGCATTGTCAACCGTAATGGTGAACACTTTAGTAATTCCCCAAAAAACCAAGCACTTTTCAATCATTTTACCTATTGTTTCACCAGTATGATTATCAACAATGCAGAAATTGATGACTCTCTTGTGTAGCCTCCAAGCATCATCTATATAGTGAGCAGTTAGACACATGTAGCTCATATTCTGTATA
The Camelina sativa cultivar DH55 chromosome 15, Cs, whole genome shotgun sequence DNA segment above includes these coding regions:
- the LOC104746155 gene encoding outer envelope protein 64, chloroplastic, which produces MASQAANLWVLLGLGLAGILMISKKLKKTVREDFGAFLDKLLLLPPPPPPPPKAPHPLTGLTFAVSDLFDISGYVTGFGHPDWVRTHEAASSTCPVVSTLVEGGATCVGKTVVDELAFSISGENKHYDSPTNPAAPSRVPGGACSGAAVAVATKAVDFALGIDTAGGVRVPAGYCGVLGFKSSHGAISNTGIIPVSSSLDSVGWFARDPITLHRVGHVLLQLPFATQRNPRQIILADDCFQLLKIPVDRITQVVIKSAEKLFGRQLLKHQNFENYIETKVPSLKEFARTKAVDKVPTSRLLANVMQLLQRHEFLQNHGDWINTVKPAIDPVISSQICENPELTSEEIENLNAIRNEIRVAIGSLLKDDGILVVPTMPSVPPKLGSKEITSEDYQNRASSLLSIASISGCCQVTLPLGHHEKCPVSVSFIARHGGDRFLLDTVRTMYASLQEYSSIVADPKSSKKTIRQEELAEIAKEKGNQAFKEKQWQKAIGLYSEAIKLSDKTATYYGNRAAAYLEVGGFLQAEEDCTKAITLDKKNVKAYLRRGTAREMLSDYKGAIEDFRYALVLEPNNKRAALSAERLRKVFP
- the LOC104746157 gene encoding protein C2-DOMAIN ABA-RELATED 4-like; this translates as MTMACPRRSSLMDDLLGLLRIRIKRGVNLAVRDISSSDPYVVVKMGKQKVKTRVINKDVNPEWNEDLTLSVTDSNLNVLLTVYDHDMFSKDDKMGDAEFEIKPYIQALRMQLDGLPSGTIVTTVQPSRHNCLAEQSQVTWVDGKLVQDLVLRLRHVECGEVEAQLQWIDLPGSKGL